A stretch of the Chanos chanos chromosome 1, fChaCha1.1, whole genome shotgun sequence genome encodes the following:
- the yy1a gene encoding transcriptional repressor protein YY1a → MASGDTLYIEADGGEMPAEIVELHEIEVETIETTVVGGEDGEHQPMIALQPLVTDDPNNVHQHHQEVILVQTREEVVGGDDSDLRADDGFEDQILIPVPVAEEEYIEQTLVTVAGKSSTGRVKKGSGGGKRASKKSYLTAGDASGRKWEQKQVQIKTLEGEFSVTMWASDDKKDVEDESMVEEQIIGENSPPDYSEYMTGKKLPPGGIPGIDLSDPKQLAEFARMKPRKVKEDDAPRTIACPHKGCTKMFRDNSAMRKHLHTHGPRVHVCAECGKAFVESSKLKRHQLVHTGEKPFQCTFEGCGKRFSLDFNLRTHVRIHTGDRPYVCPFDGCSKKFAQSTNLKSHILTHAKAKNNQ, encoded by the exons ATGGCATCTGGCGATACACTGTACATTGAAGCGGACGGCGGCGAAATGCCAGCGGAGATAGTTGAACTCCATGAGATCGAAGTGGAGACTATAGAGACAACAGTGGTCGGTGGAGAGGACGGCGAACATCAGCCTATGATTGCCTTACAGCCCTTGGTCACGGATGATCCAAACAATGTTCATCAGCATCATCAAGAGGTGATATTAGTCCAGACCCGGGAGGAGGTAGTAGGCGGCGATGACTCAGACCTGCGAGCAGACGATGGGTTTGAGGACCAAATACTTATTCCCGTCCCGGTTGCCGAGGAAGAATATATTGAACAGACTTTGGTCACAGTTGCAGGGAAGAGCTCGACTGGACGCGTGAAAAAAGGTTCCGGCGGCGGAAAGAGGGCGAGTAAAAAAAGCTACTTGACTGCTGGAGACGCAAGCGGTAGAAAATGGGAACAGAAACAAGTACAGATAAAGACTTTGGAAGGGGAATTTTCGGTTACGATGTGGGCTTCGG ATGACAAAAAGGACGTCGAGGATGAATCGATGGTGGAAGAGCAGATTATCGGTGAGAACTCTCCCCCAGATTACTCGGAGTACATGACGGGGAAGAAACTCCCGCCCGGGGGCATCCCGGGAATCGACCTGTCCGACCCCAAACAGCTTGCGGAGTTTGCCAG aaTGAAGCCTCGGAAAGTGAAGGAGGACGACGCCCCGAGAACAATAGCATGTCCCCACAAG GGGTGCACGAAAATGTTCCGGGACAATTCGGCGATGAGGAAGCACTTGCACACCCACGGCCCACGGGTGCACGTCTGTGCGGAGTGCGGCAAAGCTTTCGTGGAAAGCTCCAAACTGAAACGACACCAGCTGGttcacacaggagaaaaacctTTCCAG TGCACATTTGAAGGTTGCGGGAAGCGTTTCTCTCTGGACTTTAACTTGCGCACGCACGTGCGGATTCACACTGGAGACAGGCCGTATGTTTGTCCGTTCGATGGCTGCAGTAAGAAGTTTGCTCAGTCCACCAACCTCAAGTCTCACATCTTAACACACGCCAAAGCCAAAAACAACCAGTGA
- the degs2 gene encoding sphingolipid delta(4)-desaturase/C4-monooxygenase DES2: MGKAGGRGDFEWVYDEQPHTWRRKEILAKYPEIKSLMGHDPQLKWVVSGMVLTQLLACYMVHDLSWKWVFFWAYAFGGCINHSLTLAIHDISHNVAFGNKQARWNRWFAMFANLPIGLPYSASFKKYHIDHHRYLGGDGLDVDVPTDLEGWFFCTPPRKLLWLFLQPFFYALRPLVVNPKPVTRLEMLNAVVQFVADIVIYYLWGLKPIVYLISGSILCMGIHPISGHFIAEHYMFLKGHETYSYYGPLNLITFNVGYHMEHHDFPSIPGSKLPMVKKIAAEYYDTLPQHTSWIRVLWDFVFDDSIGPYSRIKREYKLVKQE, from the exons ATGGGAAAGGCAGGTGGACGTGGGGATTTTGAATGGGTTTACGATGAACAACCGCACAcatggagaagaaaagaaatattag CAAAGTATCCTGAAATCAAGTCCCTGATGGGCCATGATCCACAGTTGAAATGGGTTGTGTCGGGGATGGTCCTTACCCAGCTCCTGGCGTGTTACATGGTTCATGACCTCTCCTGGAAATGGGTGTTTTTCTGGGCGTACGCCTTCGGAGGCTGCATTAACCACTCCCTGACGCTCGCAATCCATGACATCTCTCACAACGTGGCGTTCGGGAACAAGCAGGCGCGCTGGAACCGCTGGTTCGCCATGTTCGCCAACCTGCCCATCGGTCTGCCTTACTCGGCCTCGTTCAAGAAGTACCACATCGACCACCATCGGTACCTGGGCGGCGACGGCCTAGACGTCGACGTCCCCACTGACCTCGAGGGCTGGTTCTTCTGCACCCCGCCGCGGAAGCTCCTCTGGCTCTTCCTCCAGCCTTTCTTTTATGCGTTGCGCCCCCTTGTGGTGAACCCCAAACCTGTTACCAGGCTGGAGATGCTGAATGCGGTTGTCCAGTTTGTGGCTGACATCGTCATCTACTACCTGTGGGGCCTAAAGCCTATTGTTTATCTCATTTCCGGGTCAATTCTGTGCATGGGAATCCATCCAATCTCTGGACACTTCATTGCCGAGCATTACATGTTCCTGAAAGGCCATGAGACCTACTCCTATTACGGCCCCCTGAACCTCATCACGTTTAACGTGGGCTACCACATGGAACATCACGACTTCCCCAGCATCCCCGGAAGTAAACTGCCCATG gtgaagAAAATTGCAGCAGAGTACTACGACACCTTGCCCCAGCATACGTCTTGGATTCGTGTGTTGTGGGACTTCGTGTTTGATGACAGCATTGGGCCCTATTCCAGAATCAAACGCGAATACAAACTCGTCAAACAAGAGTAA